One genomic window of Leptospira johnsonii includes the following:
- a CDS encoding phosphatidylinositol phospholipase has protein sequence MAVKIKRTSFQRLLNAMKKVTSEVNDHEILRRLETLMVTSKEDLNQAVVRSLLENPLDFDPKSVPEPYAQYVRHFVYMVKRNKKMGLDVNFDSSAIDSKKDKKKLTAPKKSVPAKKQTPARKRA, from the coding sequence ATGGCCGTGAAGATCAAACGAACCTCTTTTCAGAGGCTTCTGAATGCGATGAAGAAAGTCACTAGCGAGGTGAACGATCACGAAATTCTTCGCAGACTAGAAACGCTCATGGTCACCAGCAAAGAAGATTTGAACCAAGCAGTGGTTCGGTCTCTTTTAGAAAATCCTTTGGACTTCGATCCTAAATCTGTGCCTGAGCCCTACGCTCAGTACGTTAGACATTTCGTATATATGGTGAAACGAAATAAGAAAATGGGATTGGATGTGAACTTCGACTCAAGCGCGATCGATTCAAAAAAGGATAAAAAGAAGTTAACTGCTCCTAAAAAATCCGTCCCAGCCAAAAAACAAACCCCCGCTCGCAAAAGAGCGTAA
- a CDS encoding ParA family protein — MIVVSIANQKGGEGKTTTSLNLAWGLARRGKKTLLIDIDPQANSTGIFLNPEGLEKSMHNIFQSKAKIREVMVKTEVENLNIAPSRLTLAEAETIAAIVDAPYILRDALADLEKEMDFCVIDCPPSLSIFTINALVASNYVIIPLQAEKFSVDGILGLQQTITSIKKRINPSLEIMGALVTQLKPQTLLTKTIIPVLTKYFRIFDNSISDGVAVGESHLARKSVYEYNKSSRQAQEYEGFIEEFLNELQK, encoded by the coding sequence ATGATTGTAGTATCCATCGCAAACCAAAAGGGAGGAGAAGGTAAAACCACTACCTCCCTGAATTTAGCCTGGGGTCTCGCCAGAAGAGGTAAAAAAACTCTGCTGATCGATATCGATCCTCAGGCAAATTCCACAGGGATTTTCCTGAATCCGGAAGGGCTAGAAAAATCCATGCATAATATTTTCCAATCCAAGGCGAAGATTAGAGAAGTCATGGTCAAGACCGAGGTTGAGAATTTAAACATTGCTCCTTCTCGGCTGACCCTTGCAGAAGCGGAGACAATCGCAGCAATCGTAGACGCACCCTATATTTTGAGAGACGCTCTTGCGGACCTGGAAAAAGAAATGGATTTTTGTGTGATCGATTGCCCACCTAGCCTTTCTATTTTTACCATCAATGCTCTTGTTGCTTCCAACTATGTGATTATCCCTCTCCAGGCGGAAAAGTTTTCCGTGGATGGAATTTTGGGACTACAACAAACGATCACTAGTATTAAAAAAAGGATCAATCCGAGTTTGGAAATTATGGGAGCCCTGGTCACCCAACTCAAACCTCAGACGCTTCTTACCAAAACGATTATTCCTGTTCTTACCAAATATTTCAGGATTTTTGATAATAGTATTTCAGACGGGGTGGCAGTGGGAGAATCTCACCTGGCAAGAAAATCCGTTTATGAATATAATAAGTCCAGCCGTCAGGCCCAGGAATATGAAGGCTTCATTGAGGAATTTTTGAATGAGCTCCAAAAGTAA
- a CDS encoding helix-turn-helix domain-containing protein — protein sequence MSDVRHSKESPGTWLTPCLILNIFPSMLSAPEEFIWGNPNPKELRILLPLAFPECLRLIEGLAGLAALVSESDPSSLEEAGSWGYGEDGFFYPFLTKGSQIRSRLEGSKSPFFLPRSGEVELFREDSLGCLLSPVLLDGKMFGFFLIELPNEAEESQILLLHLLCQKVAGLLKKGSEPSAVYRTFEDIGPDPLGELVFRLGNGKNSQLEKFKESRSICISGPASSGKKTLAKWIQKREFPGRPILTVSILPEQASKLEKALIDWEKMAESGTLILENSENYSLAQQRILFEYSQRKSGKSRLIFLENSGKKPAEEFLYFRSLLAENRLELPAWKDWAKSDKIAAVQPIFQEVCELHGRPDLALSGDAIESLVENASCQNLEDLRNAIEEAVLNSGSGEIRNSDLKKEGSKGISLPDPEDLDLRKAVEAVERQKILLADKLFGGNQIRMAKALGISRGSLQYKLKNLGLG from the coding sequence ATGTCGGACGTCCGACATTCCAAAGAAAGTCCAGGTACATGGTTGACACCATGCTTAATTTTAAACATTTTCCCTTCTATGCTATCCGCTCCGGAAGAATTTATATGGGGGAATCCAAATCCTAAAGAACTTAGGATATTGCTACCTCTTGCATTTCCGGAATGTTTAAGATTAATCGAAGGCCTGGCCGGACTAGCCGCTCTGGTCTCGGAATCGGATCCTTCTTCCTTGGAGGAGGCGGGTTCCTGGGGGTATGGAGAAGATGGATTCTTCTATCCTTTTCTGACCAAGGGCTCCCAGATCCGGAGCCGTTTGGAAGGAAGCAAATCCCCATTCTTCTTACCCAGATCAGGAGAAGTGGAACTGTTTCGAGAAGATTCCCTGGGATGTTTATTGTCCCCGGTTTTGCTAGATGGCAAAATGTTCGGATTCTTCCTGATAGAACTTCCGAACGAAGCGGAAGAAAGTCAAATTTTGCTCTTACATTTACTCTGCCAAAAGGTGGCGGGACTTTTAAAAAAAGGATCGGAACCTTCTGCCGTATATAGAACTTTCGAGGATATAGGGCCGGATCCTTTGGGGGAGTTGGTTTTCAGATTGGGGAATGGAAAAAATTCCCAACTCGAAAAATTCAAAGAATCCAGAAGTATCTGCATTTCCGGTCCGGCTTCTTCCGGAAAAAAAACCTTAGCAAAATGGATCCAAAAAAGGGAGTTCCCCGGCAGGCCGATTTTGACGGTTTCGATTCTCCCAGAGCAGGCGTCTAAGTTAGAAAAGGCGCTGATCGATTGGGAAAAAATGGCCGAGTCCGGAACATTAATTTTAGAAAATTCTGAAAACTATTCTTTGGCCCAACAAAGAATCTTATTCGAATATTCTCAGAGAAAGTCCGGAAAATCCCGTCTCATTTTCTTAGAGAACTCGGGCAAAAAACCCGCGGAAGAGTTTTTATATTTTCGTTCTCTTTTGGCCGAAAATAGGTTAGAATTACCGGCCTGGAAAGACTGGGCAAAATCGGATAAAATAGCGGCGGTTCAGCCGATTTTTCAAGAGGTCTGTGAATTGCATGGCCGTCCTGATTTGGCGCTTTCCGGGGACGCGATCGAGTCTTTGGTTGAGAATGCTTCCTGCCAAAATTTAGAGGATCTCCGGAACGCGATCGAAGAGGCAGTTTTAAATTCCGGTTCTGGAGAGATCCGAAATTCCGATCTTAAAAAAGAAGGTTCAAAAGGGATTTCGCTTCCAGATCCGGAAGACCTGGATTTGCGAAAAGCTGTGGAAGCCGTGGAGCGTCAAAAAATTCTTTTGGCGGATAAATTGTTCGGCGGCAACCAAATACGAATGGCAAAGGCCCTTGGAATTTCCCGAGGATCTCTGCAATACAAATTAAAAAACCTAGGTTTGGGCTAA
- a CDS encoding ParB/RepB/Spo0J family partition protein: MSSKSKRLGSLADVFQAEKLEGTIRKIRLDKIRPSESQPRQERKKGVEELAQSLDKDGLLQPILVTKQADDEFYTIIAGERRYHAASLLKWPEVECKILDKDTKETFRLAIIENLQRENLSPYEEIEAMTHLKTSFSYTDLELGNMFGKSRSYMTELLGISSLSKEDLKVCKEAGIESKNLLVQAASAAKKGTLKDFLEKFNSGELKTVKDAKTFNRAEEGGLFSPAQIRTSTGSENSAVSPYPYKIVKKGGSVIISTEDEDFLSELHKFVKKEISKKFGK, encoded by the coding sequence ATGAGCTCCAAAAGTAAAAGATTAGGCTCTCTTGCGGATGTATTCCAGGCCGAAAAATTAGAAGGCACCATCCGAAAGATCCGTCTGGATAAGATCCGTCCTTCTGAAAGTCAGCCCAGACAAGAGAGAAAAAAAGGCGTAGAAGAACTTGCCCAGAGCTTGGATAAGGACGGGCTTCTTCAACCTATCCTAGTCACCAAGCAAGCGGACGATGAATTTTACACGATCATCGCCGGGGAGAGAAGATACCATGCGGCTAGCCTTCTCAAATGGCCGGAAGTAGAATGTAAAATTTTAGACAAAGACACAAAGGAAACTTTCCGACTCGCAATCATAGAAAACCTACAAAGAGAAAATTTATCTCCTTATGAAGAGATAGAAGCGATGACCCATCTCAAAACTTCTTTTTCTTATACCGACCTGGAACTAGGAAACATGTTCGGGAAAAGTAGAAGTTATATGACCGAGCTTTTGGGAATTTCTTCTCTTTCCAAAGAAGATCTAAAGGTTTGTAAAGAAGCAGGAATAGAATCTAAAAACCTTTTAGTGCAAGCTGCTTCCGCAGCTAAAAAAGGTACTTTGAAAGATTTCCTAGAAAAATTCAATTCCGGAGAATTGAAAACCGTAAAAGACGCAAAAACTTTTAACAGAGCGGAAGAAGGCGGATTATTCTCCCCCGCACAGATCAGAACCAGTACCGGATCCGAAAACTCGGCGGTCTCTCCCTACCCTTATAAGATCGTAAAAAAAGGCGGAAGCGTAATCATCTCCACCGAAGACGAAGATTTTCTTTCCGAACTTCATAAATTCGTTAAGAAAGAAATTTCCAAAAAATTCGGAAAATAA